In the genome of Quercus robur chromosome 3, dhQueRobu3.1, whole genome shotgun sequence, one region contains:
- the LOC126717297 gene encoding uncharacterized protein LOC126717297 isoform X6: MRRIQLKLLVSVFGFLKVTDPLIVCGTTFRQAVALIFDHVVCAESLPTSKFGSGGQTSRTGTVTGDVSRGINRSESLENEFVSGGLSLMRETMSKAGKLGLRLLEDLTALAAGGSAIWLRVNSLQRTFVLDILEFILSNYVAVFRTLIPYEQVLQHQICSLLMTSIRTNSELEGEAGEPYFRRLVLRSVAHIIRLYSSSLITECEVFLSMLVKVIFLDLPLWHRILVLEILRGFCVEARTLRVLFQNFDMHPNNTNVVEGMIKALARVVSSVQVLETSEESLAAVAGMFSSKAKGIEWSLDNDASNAAVLVASEAHSITLAVEGLLGVVFTVATLTDEAVEVGELESPRCDNDPPAKCTGKTAALCVSMVDSLWLTILDALSLILSRSQGEAIVLEILKGYQAFTQACGVLRAVEPLNSFLASLCKFTINFANEAEKRSSALQSPGSKRSEPLVDQRDSVILTPKNVQALRTLFNIAHRLHNVLGPSWVLVLETLAALDRAIHSPHATTQEVSSAVPKLMRESSGQYSDFNILSSLNSQLFESSALMHLSAVKSLISALRQLSHQCVAATATAFGPSSSQKLGSISFSVERMISILVNNLHRVEPLWDEVVGHFLELAENSNQNLRNMGLDALDQSICAVLGSDQFQENTPSRPYDKSQEMETWLAELRSLECSVISPLRVLYFSTQNIDVRAGSLKILLHVLERHGEKLHYSWPDILEMLRSVADVSEKDLVTLGFQNLRVIMNDGLASIPADCLHVCVDVTGAYSAQKTELNISLTAIGLLWTATDFIAKGLVHGPVEEKETDVHSIPNQTDGENEEEQALVISDSVNDQTPLINMVDSDKLLFSVFSLLQKLGADERPEVRNSAVRTLFQTLGSHGQKLSKSMWEDCLWNYVFPTLDRASHMAATSSKDEWHGKELGTRGGKAVHMLIHHSRNTAQKQWDETLVLVLGGVARILRSFFPFLRILNNFWSGWETLLLFVKNSILNGSKEVALAAINCLQTTVLSHSHKGNLPKPYLNSVLDAYEFVLQKSPNYSENAASKVKQEILHGLGELYVQAQRMFDDSMYTQLLAIIDLAVKQAIITTDHFESEFGNVPPVLRTVLEILPLLCPTEDISSMWLILLRELLLYLPRSESPLENEEDESEHTSDHIPDAHVKIKDDIPNGTTSISLSKVEATSLSSGSTTALTEGIPSYLFAEKLVPVMVDLFLQAPEIEKHIIFPELIQSLGRCMMTRRDNPDGALWRLAVAGFNRILVDDVSRLTLNGGPISSISKPARTRIWKEVADVYEIFFVGYCGRALPSNSLSLVAQKDDELLEMTILNILGDNILKSPIDAPLDILQRLVSTLDRCASRTCSLPVETVELMPSHCSRFSLTCLQKLFSLSSYSKETNHWNLTRSEVSKISIMMLVTRCEYILNRFLTDENDLGERPLPAARLEEIIFVLQELARLIIHSDTASILPLQPHLKSGLAEEESQDKRPHLLVLFPSFCELVVSREARVRELVQVLLRLITRELALEKVSLAS; the protein is encoded by the exons ATTTATTTTGTCCAATTATGTGGCTGTTTTCAGAACTTTGATTCCTTATGAGCag GTTTTGCAGCACCAGATATGTTCACTTCTAATGACTTCAATTCGTACCAATTCTGAG CTTGAAGGAGAAGCAGGAGAACCTTATTTTCGCCGCTTGGTTTTGCGGTCAGTTGCTCATATTATCAGGCTCTACAGTTCATCCCTTATCACTGAATGTGAG GTTTTCCTTAGTATGTTAGTGAAGGTTATCTTTCTTGATTTGCCATTATGGCATCGTATTCTTGTTCTTGAAATCTTGAGG GGCTTTTGTGTGGAGGCACGGACTTTGCGGGTTCTTTTCCAGAACTTTGACAT GCATCCCAACAATACAAATGTTGTAGAGGGCATGATTAAAGCTCTGGCTAGAGTTGTTTCGAGTGTGCAG GTCCTAGAGACAAGTGAAGAGAGCCTGGCAGCTGTTGCAGGGATGTTCAGCAGCAAAGCTAAAG GGATTGAGTGGAGTTTAGATAATGATGCATCCAATGCGGCAGTCCTGGTTGCTAGTGAGGCCCATTCAATAACTTTGGCAGTTGAAGGTTTGTTAGGTGTGGTTTTTACAGTGGCTACTTTGACAGACGAAGCTGTGGAAGTTGGGGAG CTTGAATCTCCCAGATGTGATAATGATCCACCAGCAAAGTGTACTGGGAAAACTGCTGCTCTCTGTGTCTCAATGGTTGATTCATTGTGGTTGACCATACTTGATGCACTATCCCTTATTTTGTCAAG GTCACAAGGAGAGGCTATTGTATTAGAAATATTGAAGGGATACCAGGCATTCACTCAG GCTTGCGGGGTTCTTCGTGCTGTAGAGCCATTAAACTCTTTTCTAGCATCTCTTTGCAAATTCACGATAAATTTCGCCAATGAAGCTGAAAAAAGGAG CAGTGCCTTGCAGTCTCCTGGGTCAAAACGCTCTGAACCATTGGTTGATCAAAGGGACAGTGTGATACTTACTCCTAAGAATGTGCAG GCCTTAAGGACTCTTTTCAACATTGCTCATCGATTACATAATGTGTTGGGACCATCCTGGGTTTTG GTATTAGAAACTCTAGCAGCTCTAGACCGAGCAATTCATTCGCCACATGCCACCACACAG GAGGTCTCCTCGGCCGTCCCAAAGCTTATGAGAGAATCATCTGGTCAATACAGTGACTTCAATATTCTCTCTTCTTTAAATTCTCAG CTTTTTGAGAGCTCAGCACTGATGCACCTATCCGCTGTTAAGTCTCTTATTTCTGCACTACGCCAGCTGTCACATCAATGTGTGGCTGCGACTGCAACTGCTTTTGGACCGTCATCAAGTCAAAAACTTGGAAGCATCAGTTTTTCAGTGGAAAGAATGATTTCCATACTTGTTAATAATCTTCACA GAGTCGAACCATTGTGGGATGAAGTAGTTGGCCACTTTCTTGAG CTTGCAGAAAATTCTAATCAGAATTTACGAAATATGGGACTTGATGCATTGGATCAATCAATATGTGCTGTTTTAGGCTCGGACCAGTTCCAGGAAAACACACCATCCAGACCCTACGATAAATCTCAGGAG ATGGAAACCTGGCTGGCAGAGTTGAGATCACTTGAATGTTCTGTCATATCTCCACTGAgggttctttatttttctactcAAAACATTGATGTTCGTGCTGGTTCTTTGAAAATTCTTCTGCATGTATTAGAG AGGCATGGAGAAAAGTTACACTACAGTTGGCCTGATATTCTTGAAATGTTGAG GTCTGTAGCAGATGTATCAGAAAAGGATCTTGTCACTCTAGGATTTCAG AACCTACGAGTCATTATGAATGATGGACTTGCAAGCATACCTGCAGACTGTCTTCATGT ATGTGTAGATGTGACTGGAGCCTACAGTGCTCAAAAGACAGAGTTGAATATTAGCTTGACTGCAATAGGCCTTTTGTGGACTGCGACTGATTTCATTGCAAAGGGGCTGGTCCATGGGCCTGTGGAGGAAAAGGAAACAG ATGTGCATTCTATTCCAAATCAAACAGATGGTGAAAACGAAGAAGAACAAGCACTTGTCATTTCTGATAGTGTGAATGACCAAACTCCCTTGATAAATATGGTTGACAGTGACAAATTACTGTTCTCTGTTTTCTCGTTACTTCAAAAGCTTGGAGCTGATGAGAGGCCAGAG GTCAGGAATTCAGCTGTCAGGACACTTTTTCAAACTCTCGGAAGTCATGGGCAAAAACTATCAAAAAGTATGTGGGAGGATTGTCTTTGGAATTATGTTTTCCCTACATTAGATCGTGCTTCTCACATG GCTGCTACTTCATCAAAAGATGAATGGCATGGGAAAGAACTGGGAACTCGTGGAGGAAAAGCAGTTCACATGCTCATACATCATAG TCGAAACACAGCTCAGAAACAGTGGGATGAGACACTTGTACTGGTCCTGGGTGGAGTAGCGCGTATATTAcgttctttctttccttttctcagAATCTTAAACAATTTCTGGTCAG GATGGGAAACTTTGCTTCTTTTTGTAAAGAATAGCATTTTAAATGGAAGTAAAGAGGTTGCTCTTGCAGCAATTAATTGCTTACAGACAACTGTTCTTTCTCATTCTCATAAG GGGAACTTGCCGAAACCATACCTTAACTCAGTACTTGATGCTTACGAGTTTGTTCTTCAGAAGTCACCAAACTACAGTGAAAATGCAGCTAGCAAGGTCAAGCAGGAGATTTTACATGGACTTG GAGAACTATATGTTCAAGCACAAAGGATGTTTGATGATAGCATGTACACACAATTGCTAGCAATCATAGATTTGGCGGTTAAGCAAGCCATAATAACTACTGATCACTTTGAATCTGAATTT GGAAATGTTCCACCTGTACTACGCACTGTGTTGGAAATCTTACCTTTGTTATGTCCAACTGAGGACATTTCTTCAATGTGGCTTATTCTTCTTCGGGAGCTTTTGCTGTATCTTCCAAGATCTGAGTCTCCCTTAGAAAATGAGGAAGATGAGTCAGAGCACACTAGTGATCATATTCCAG ATGCCCACGTGAAGATAAAAGATGATATACCTAACGGTACTACGTCCATATCCCTATCCAAAGTAGAAGCTACATCTCTGAGTTCTGGATCAACAACAGCTTTAACAGAAGGCATCCCGAGTTATCTGTTTGCTGAAAAGCTTGTTCCTGTAATGGTAGATCTTTTTCTACAGGCTCCAGAAATTGAAAAGCATATCATATTTCCCGAGTTAATTCAAAGTCTTGGAAG GTGTATGATGACCAGGAGGGACAATCCAGACGGTGCACTATGGAGATTAGCTGTTGCAGGCTTCAACCGCATTCTGGTTGATGATGTCAGCAGATTAACCTTAAATGGTGGACCAATTTCAAGTATTAGTAAACCTGCAAGAACACGTATCTGGAAAGAAGTTGCAGATGTTTATGAAATATTCTTTGTTGGATATTGTGGGAGAGCTCTTCCTTCCAATTCTCTCTCACTTGTAGCACAAAAGGACGATGAGTTGCTTGAGATGACCATCTTAAACATTCTTGGTGACAACATTCTTAAGTCACCGATTGATGCACCTTTAGAT ATTTTGCAACGACTAGTATCCACCTTGGACCGTTGTGCGTCACGCACATGCTCGTTGCCTGTTGAGACTGTGGAACTTATGCCTTCCCACTGTAGCAGATTTTCTTTAACTTGCTTACAGAAGTTATTTTCCTTGAGCAG TTACAGCAAAGAAACCAATCATTGGAATTTGACAAGATCTGAAGTCAGCAAAATCTCAATCATGATGCTCGTGACCAGGTGTGAGTACATCTTGAACAGATTTCTCACTGATGAGAATGACTTAG GTGAACGCCCGTTGCCAGCAGCTAGGcttgaagaaataatatttgtCCTTCAAGAACTGGCACGTCTGATTATTCATTCAGACACAGCATCCATCCTTCCTTTGCAACCACACTTGAAAAGTGGCCTAGCAGAGGAGGAAAGTCAAGACAAGCGTCCTCATCTGCTTGTTCTATTTCCCTCCTTCTGTGAACTTGTCGTATCAAG GGAAGCACGAGTAAGAGAGCTAGTGCAAGTACTTCTCAGGCTCATCACACGAGAATTGGCACTTGAAAAGGTTAGCTTAGCCAGCTGA
- the LOC126717297 gene encoding uncharacterized protein LOC126717297 isoform X5, whose amino-acid sequence MAGHIMELSCIKFCNSQENTAQALGICLRLLESNRSSDSVRNTAAATFRQAVALIFDHVVCAESLPTSKFGSGGQTSRTGTVTGDVSRGINRSESLENEFVSGGLSLMRETMSKAGKLGLRLLEDLTALAAGGSAIWLRVNSLQRTFVLDILEFILSNYVAVFRTLIPYEQVLQHQICSLLMTSIRTNSELEGEAGEPYFRRLVLRSVAHIIRLYSSSLITECEVFLSMLVKVIFLDLPLWHRILVLEILRGFCVEARTLRVLFQNFDMHPNNTNVVEGMIKALARVVSSVQVLETSEESLAAVAGMFSSKAKGIEWSLDNDASNAAVLVASEAHSITLAVEGLLGVVFTVATLTDEAVEVGELESPRCDNDPPAKCTGKTAALCVSMVDSLWLTILDALSLILSRSQGEAIVLEILKGYQAFTQACGVLRAVEPLNSFLASLCKFTINFANEAEKRSSALQSPGSKRSEPLVDQRDSVILTPKNVQALRTLFNIAHRLHNVLGPSWVLVLETLAALDRAIHSPHATTQEVSSAVPKLMRESSGQYSDFNILSSLNSQLFESSALMHLSAVKSLISALRQLSHQCVAATATAFGPSSSQKLGSISFSVERMISILVNNLHRVEPLWDEVVGHFLELAENSNQNLRNMGLDALDQSICAVLGSDQFQENTPSRPYDKSQEMETWLAELRSLECSVISPLRVLYFSTQNIDVRAGSLKILLHVLERHGEKLHYSWPDILEMLRSVADVSEKDLVTLGFQNLRVIMNDGLASIPADCLHVCVDVTGAYSAQKTELNISLTAIGLLWTATDFIAKGLVHGPVEEKETDVHSIPNQTDGENEEEQALVISDSVNDQTPLINMVDSDKLLFSVFSLLQKLGADERPEVRNSAVRTLFQTLGSHGQKLSKSMWEDCLWNYVFPTLDRASHMAATSSKDEWHGKELGTRGGKAVHMLIHHSRNTAQKQWDETLVLVLGGVARILRSFFPFLRILNNFWSGWETLLLFVKNSILNGSKEVALAAINCLQTTVLSHSHKGNLPKPYLNSVLDAYEFVLQKSPNYSENAASKVKQEILHGLGELYVQAQRMFDDSMYTQLLAIIDLAVKQAIITTDHFESEFGNVPPVLRTVLEILPLLCPTEDISSMWLILLRELLLYLPRSESPLENEEDESEHTSDHIPDAHVKIKDDIPNGTTSISLSKVEATSLSSGSTTALTEGIPSYLFAEKLVPVMVDLFLQAPEIEKHIIFPELIQSLGRCMMTRRDNPDGALWRLAVAGFNRILVDDVSRLTLNGGPISSISKPARTRIWKEVADVYEIFFVGYCGRALPSNSLSLVAQKDDELLEMTILNILGDNILKSPIDAPLDILQRLVSTLDRCASRTCSLPVETVELMPSHCSRFSLTCLQKLFSLSSYSKETNHWNLTRSEVSKISIMMLVTRCEYILNRFLTDENDLGERPLPAARLEEIIFVLQELARLIIHSDTASILPLQPHLKSGLAEEESQDKRPHLLVLFPSFCELVVSREARVRELVQVLLRLITRELALEKVSLAS is encoded by the exons ATTTATTTTGTCCAATTATGTGGCTGTTTTCAGAACTTTGATTCCTTATGAGCag GTTTTGCAGCACCAGATATGTTCACTTCTAATGACTTCAATTCGTACCAATTCTGAG CTTGAAGGAGAAGCAGGAGAACCTTATTTTCGCCGCTTGGTTTTGCGGTCAGTTGCTCATATTATCAGGCTCTACAGTTCATCCCTTATCACTGAATGTGAG GTTTTCCTTAGTATGTTAGTGAAGGTTATCTTTCTTGATTTGCCATTATGGCATCGTATTCTTGTTCTTGAAATCTTGAGG GGCTTTTGTGTGGAGGCACGGACTTTGCGGGTTCTTTTCCAGAACTTTGACAT GCATCCCAACAATACAAATGTTGTAGAGGGCATGATTAAAGCTCTGGCTAGAGTTGTTTCGAGTGTGCAG GTCCTAGAGACAAGTGAAGAGAGCCTGGCAGCTGTTGCAGGGATGTTCAGCAGCAAAGCTAAAG GGATTGAGTGGAGTTTAGATAATGATGCATCCAATGCGGCAGTCCTGGTTGCTAGTGAGGCCCATTCAATAACTTTGGCAGTTGAAGGTTTGTTAGGTGTGGTTTTTACAGTGGCTACTTTGACAGACGAAGCTGTGGAAGTTGGGGAG CTTGAATCTCCCAGATGTGATAATGATCCACCAGCAAAGTGTACTGGGAAAACTGCTGCTCTCTGTGTCTCAATGGTTGATTCATTGTGGTTGACCATACTTGATGCACTATCCCTTATTTTGTCAAG GTCACAAGGAGAGGCTATTGTATTAGAAATATTGAAGGGATACCAGGCATTCACTCAG GCTTGCGGGGTTCTTCGTGCTGTAGAGCCATTAAACTCTTTTCTAGCATCTCTTTGCAAATTCACGATAAATTTCGCCAATGAAGCTGAAAAAAGGAG CAGTGCCTTGCAGTCTCCTGGGTCAAAACGCTCTGAACCATTGGTTGATCAAAGGGACAGTGTGATACTTACTCCTAAGAATGTGCAG GCCTTAAGGACTCTTTTCAACATTGCTCATCGATTACATAATGTGTTGGGACCATCCTGGGTTTTG GTATTAGAAACTCTAGCAGCTCTAGACCGAGCAATTCATTCGCCACATGCCACCACACAG GAGGTCTCCTCGGCCGTCCCAAAGCTTATGAGAGAATCATCTGGTCAATACAGTGACTTCAATATTCTCTCTTCTTTAAATTCTCAG CTTTTTGAGAGCTCAGCACTGATGCACCTATCCGCTGTTAAGTCTCTTATTTCTGCACTACGCCAGCTGTCACATCAATGTGTGGCTGCGACTGCAACTGCTTTTGGACCGTCATCAAGTCAAAAACTTGGAAGCATCAGTTTTTCAGTGGAAAGAATGATTTCCATACTTGTTAATAATCTTCACA GAGTCGAACCATTGTGGGATGAAGTAGTTGGCCACTTTCTTGAG CTTGCAGAAAATTCTAATCAGAATTTACGAAATATGGGACTTGATGCATTGGATCAATCAATATGTGCTGTTTTAGGCTCGGACCAGTTCCAGGAAAACACACCATCCAGACCCTACGATAAATCTCAGGAG ATGGAAACCTGGCTGGCAGAGTTGAGATCACTTGAATGTTCTGTCATATCTCCACTGAgggttctttatttttctactcAAAACATTGATGTTCGTGCTGGTTCTTTGAAAATTCTTCTGCATGTATTAGAG AGGCATGGAGAAAAGTTACACTACAGTTGGCCTGATATTCTTGAAATGTTGAG GTCTGTAGCAGATGTATCAGAAAAGGATCTTGTCACTCTAGGATTTCAG AACCTACGAGTCATTATGAATGATGGACTTGCAAGCATACCTGCAGACTGTCTTCATGT ATGTGTAGATGTGACTGGAGCCTACAGTGCTCAAAAGACAGAGTTGAATATTAGCTTGACTGCAATAGGCCTTTTGTGGACTGCGACTGATTTCATTGCAAAGGGGCTGGTCCATGGGCCTGTGGAGGAAAAGGAAACAG ATGTGCATTCTATTCCAAATCAAACAGATGGTGAAAACGAAGAAGAACAAGCACTTGTCATTTCTGATAGTGTGAATGACCAAACTCCCTTGATAAATATGGTTGACAGTGACAAATTACTGTTCTCTGTTTTCTCGTTACTTCAAAAGCTTGGAGCTGATGAGAGGCCAGAG GTCAGGAATTCAGCTGTCAGGACACTTTTTCAAACTCTCGGAAGTCATGGGCAAAAACTATCAAAAAGTATGTGGGAGGATTGTCTTTGGAATTATGTTTTCCCTACATTAGATCGTGCTTCTCACATG GCTGCTACTTCATCAAAAGATGAATGGCATGGGAAAGAACTGGGAACTCGTGGAGGAAAAGCAGTTCACATGCTCATACATCATAG TCGAAACACAGCTCAGAAACAGTGGGATGAGACACTTGTACTGGTCCTGGGTGGAGTAGCGCGTATATTAcgttctttctttccttttctcagAATCTTAAACAATTTCTGGTCAG GATGGGAAACTTTGCTTCTTTTTGTAAAGAATAGCATTTTAAATGGAAGTAAAGAGGTTGCTCTTGCAGCAATTAATTGCTTACAGACAACTGTTCTTTCTCATTCTCATAAG GGGAACTTGCCGAAACCATACCTTAACTCAGTACTTGATGCTTACGAGTTTGTTCTTCAGAAGTCACCAAACTACAGTGAAAATGCAGCTAGCAAGGTCAAGCAGGAGATTTTACATGGACTTG GAGAACTATATGTTCAAGCACAAAGGATGTTTGATGATAGCATGTACACACAATTGCTAGCAATCATAGATTTGGCGGTTAAGCAAGCCATAATAACTACTGATCACTTTGAATCTGAATTT GGAAATGTTCCACCTGTACTACGCACTGTGTTGGAAATCTTACCTTTGTTATGTCCAACTGAGGACATTTCTTCAATGTGGCTTATTCTTCTTCGGGAGCTTTTGCTGTATCTTCCAAGATCTGAGTCTCCCTTAGAAAATGAGGAAGATGAGTCAGAGCACACTAGTGATCATATTCCAG ATGCCCACGTGAAGATAAAAGATGATATACCTAACGGTACTACGTCCATATCCCTATCCAAAGTAGAAGCTACATCTCTGAGTTCTGGATCAACAACAGCTTTAACAGAAGGCATCCCGAGTTATCTGTTTGCTGAAAAGCTTGTTCCTGTAATGGTAGATCTTTTTCTACAGGCTCCAGAAATTGAAAAGCATATCATATTTCCCGAGTTAATTCAAAGTCTTGGAAG GTGTATGATGACCAGGAGGGACAATCCAGACGGTGCACTATGGAGATTAGCTGTTGCAGGCTTCAACCGCATTCTGGTTGATGATGTCAGCAGATTAACCTTAAATGGTGGACCAATTTCAAGTATTAGTAAACCTGCAAGAACACGTATCTGGAAAGAAGTTGCAGATGTTTATGAAATATTCTTTGTTGGATATTGTGGGAGAGCTCTTCCTTCCAATTCTCTCTCACTTGTAGCACAAAAGGACGATGAGTTGCTTGAGATGACCATCTTAAACATTCTTGGTGACAACATTCTTAAGTCACCGATTGATGCACCTTTAGAT ATTTTGCAACGACTAGTATCCACCTTGGACCGTTGTGCGTCACGCACATGCTCGTTGCCTGTTGAGACTGTGGAACTTATGCCTTCCCACTGTAGCAGATTTTCTTTAACTTGCTTACAGAAGTTATTTTCCTTGAGCAG TTACAGCAAAGAAACCAATCATTGGAATTTGACAAGATCTGAAGTCAGCAAAATCTCAATCATGATGCTCGTGACCAGGTGTGAGTACATCTTGAACAGATTTCTCACTGATGAGAATGACTTAG GTGAACGCCCGTTGCCAGCAGCTAGGcttgaagaaataatatttgtCCTTCAAGAACTGGCACGTCTGATTATTCATTCAGACACAGCATCCATCCTTCCTTTGCAACCACACTTGAAAAGTGGCCTAGCAGAGGAGGAAAGTCAAGACAAGCGTCCTCATCTGCTTGTTCTATTTCCCTCCTTCTGTGAACTTGTCGTATCAAG GGAAGCACGAGTAAGAGAGCTAGTGCAAGTACTTCTCAGGCTCATCACACGAGAATTGGCACTTGAAAAGGTTAGCTTAGCCAGCTGA